From the genome of Sphingobacterium kitahiroshimense, one region includes:
- a CDS encoding RagB/SusD family nutrient uptake outer membrane protein, with product MKLNNKIILSLLLTNGAILFNSCEKFVDLGAPPTQVGVADAFASDASANSVIRGLYTTAVGTISTSNISNMTTFYTGIAADDLQYNATDASIAEFASNSVLNTNSFVANLWGNLYQLIKNSNNAISGLDKSTTLTPSVKDQLIGEAKFFRAYAYFYLVNLYGDVPLQLRDDLYALEDATLPRTASQLVFDQIISDLKDAESKMTSTYDATASPRGRANKSAASALLARVYLYQKDYQNAELYATKVLQSADYGMPTPDKNFQNASNEVILQLGTLTGVTTFGLNYITAPTAIPNYTLPAAVFSSFENTPTVDLRKTNWVSEKIVSDKKYYAISKYKIASGSGAEYHVLLRLAEQYLIRAESRAKLNNLSGARADIDAVRTRAGLMGINSNATQAQLLTAIETERLHEFFGEYGHRWLDLKRTDRATAVLSPIKSNWQATDVLFPIPQAQILSNNKLTQNPGYEN from the coding sequence ATGAAACTAAACAATAAAATTATATTATCCCTATTACTCACTAACGGAGCAATCCTGTTTAATTCCTGTGAAAAATTTGTGGATCTAGGTGCACCTCCAACCCAGGTGGGTGTAGCTGATGCATTTGCATCAGATGCATCAGCAAATAGCGTTATCCGAGGATTATATACTACCGCCGTTGGAACAATATCGACTTCCAATATATCCAATATGACAACATTTTATACGGGAATAGCGGCTGATGATTTGCAGTATAATGCAACTGATGCAAGTATTGCAGAATTTGCTAGTAATTCTGTACTCAATACAAACAGCTTTGTTGCTAATCTATGGGGAAATTTATACCAATTGATTAAAAACAGTAACAACGCTATATCAGGATTAGATAAATCAACGACATTAACGCCTTCCGTAAAAGACCAGCTGATCGGAGAAGCTAAGTTTTTTAGGGCTTATGCATACTTCTACCTTGTTAATCTATATGGCGATGTGCCTTTGCAACTGAGAGATGATCTTTATGCGCTTGAAGATGCAACTCTACCACGCACGGCATCACAACTGGTATTTGATCAGATAATTTCAGACTTGAAAGATGCTGAAAGCAAAATGACATCAACTTATGATGCAACAGCTAGCCCAAGAGGTCGAGCAAACAAATCAGCCGCCTCCGCCTTACTCGCTCGAGTATACTTATATCAAAAAGATTATCAGAATGCTGAATTATATGCCACGAAGGTATTGCAGTCAGCAGATTACGGCATGCCGACACCAGACAAAAATTTTCAAAATGCAAGTAATGAAGTTATCCTACAATTGGGAACTCTCACTGGCGTAACAACCTTTGGCTTAAATTACATAACAGCACCTACAGCTATTCCTAATTATACACTGCCCGCTGCTGTATTCAGTTCTTTTGAAAACACACCTACTGTGGATTTAAGGAAAACTAACTGGGTAAGTGAAAAAATAGTATCTGATAAAAAATATTATGCGATAAGCAAATATAAAATAGCTTCTGGATCTGGCGCAGAATATCATGTTCTACTACGGCTGGCTGAACAATATCTGATACGAGCTGAATCTAGAGCAAAGCTCAATAACCTGAGTGGTGCACGTGCAGATATAGATGCTGTTCGTACACGTGCGGGATTAATGGGTATCAATAGCAATGCTACTCAAGCGCAATTATTAACCGCAATAGAGACTGAGCGTCTACATGAATTCTTTGGAGAATATGGTCACCGCTGGCTAGACCTAAAACGTACAGACCGTGCGACTGCAGTCCTCTCTCCTATTAAATCGAATTGGCAGGCCACCGATGTCCTTTTTCCAATACCACAAGCGCAGATATTAAGTAATAATAAGCTGACACAGAATCCAGGATACGAAAATTAA
- a CDS encoding TlpA family protein disulfide reductase, giving the protein MKTTILTLSLALALSSGMAQQTSRDKFQQYLPIIEKGTLAQKDSVADVLLKEVKNYKSEQEYRTTINILRSLGKEEQFASLETIAKKKYPKGSLTRDAFITNVFYEASTTAEKEKAYNELIKKWPTKNFNEELLTYDYVLGNLAQGFANDGNADKAVYYLGEMKERFWRGNGYLPVGQILLAVGDTTAATPLLKTAMDDSYYYLSLPEEQKDNKARFASMGYASSMSAYVNILVAQKKYVEALGYIENALKAAPEQADGLATVYYKSLMGTGRKLEAYNILTKLYTKGQFAVENDLKKLYKELNGSDQGYENFNASLKAELAKSIRSHIKEMETFKPAPDFELLNLKGEKVSLASLKGKVVVLDFWATWCQPCVRSFPGMKAAQESYANDKDVQFLFMNTWERDKNYKENVVSFITKNNYPFEVLYDDQKDAQTGEVMAAKFGVKGIPAKFIIDKEGNIRYSLTGSSPNIDYIKLEMKELIEAAKKPYKG; this is encoded by the coding sequence ATGAAAACAACAATATTAACACTTTCTCTTGCCCTCGCCCTTTCATCGGGAATGGCGCAACAGACATCAAGAGATAAATTTCAACAATATCTCCCAATCATCGAAAAAGGCACACTGGCACAAAAAGATTCTGTGGCAGATGTACTTTTAAAAGAGGTTAAAAATTATAAATCGGAGCAAGAGTATCGTACTACAATCAATATATTGCGGTCACTTGGAAAAGAAGAGCAATTTGCATCGTTAGAAACTATTGCTAAGAAAAAGTATCCAAAAGGATCCCTAACCCGAGATGCGTTTATAACAAATGTATTTTATGAAGCGAGTACAACAGCTGAAAAAGAGAAAGCTTATAATGAACTGATCAAAAAATGGCCAACAAAAAACTTCAATGAAGAACTTTTGACCTATGATTATGTGCTAGGAAATCTAGCTCAAGGATTTGCAAATGATGGAAATGCAGATAAAGCTGTCTATTATCTTGGTGAGATGAAAGAACGCTTTTGGCGTGGAAATGGATACCTTCCTGTGGGTCAAATACTTTTAGCTGTAGGAGATACAACTGCGGCAACACCACTCCTAAAAACGGCTATGGATGATAGTTATTATTATCTTAGTCTGCCTGAAGAACAAAAAGACAATAAAGCACGTTTTGCATCTATGGGGTATGCAAGCTCCATGTCTGCTTATGTTAATATTCTTGTCGCGCAAAAAAAATATGTCGAAGCTTTGGGTTATATTGAAAATGCTCTTAAAGCGGCTCCCGAGCAAGCAGATGGATTGGCCACGGTATACTATAAATCACTAATGGGGACAGGTAGAAAACTGGAAGCCTACAATATCTTGACAAAATTATATACAAAAGGACAATTTGCTGTAGAGAATGATCTAAAAAAGCTTTATAAAGAATTAAATGGATCTGATCAAGGTTACGAAAATTTTAATGCATCATTAAAAGCTGAACTCGCAAAGTCAATACGTAGCCATATCAAAGAAATGGAAACTTTTAAACCTGCACCAGATTTTGAATTGCTAAATTTAAAAGGTGAAAAGGTATCATTAGCCAGTTTAAAAGGAAAAGTTGTTGTGCTAGATTTCTGGGCTACTTGGTGCCAACCTTGCGTACGTTCTTTTCCAGGTATGAAAGCTGCCCAAGAATCTTATGCCAATGATAAAGATGTTCAGTTTTTATTTATGAATACCTGGGAGCGTGACAAAAATTATAAAGAAAATGTGGTATCATTTATAACAAAAAATAATTATCCTTTTGAAGTTCTTTACGATGATCAGAAAGATGCTCAAACTGGTGAGGTTATGGCCGCTAAATTTGGAGTGAAGGGTATCCCTGCCAAATTTATTATTGACAAGGAAGGTAATATTCGCTATTCCCTAACCGGATCCTCTCCAAACATAGATTACATCAAACTAGAAATGAAAGAGTTGATCGAAGCTGCAAAAAAACCTTATAAAGGTTAA
- a CDS encoding L-serine ammonia-lyase — MKEKEQISVFDMFKIGIGPSSSHTLGPWRAAQYFISALVKINQLENVCGLVVNLYGSLAKTGLGHGTDVAILLGLSGDDPIIFDVDDVIPKYNRIKDNRELFLKGLHPIEFDYQNNLIFHWNEINDFHPNGMSFVAFFNDGSAFCENYYSIGGGFVVQIEEKSIVTSKVDLPYPVDTAADLINWTDKLDCKISELVFKNELVLRDEASTRSKMDDIFHVFSASVYKGCHSFGNLPGGLNVQRRAGELNKKWLKASSYTNFDSWIKKIGIGDKSFESILDWVSCFALAVNEVNASFGRVVTAPTNGSAGVIPAVLLYMIIFRNKSEQSSIYQFLATASEIGSIFKKGATISAAMGGCQAEIGVSSAMAAGALTECLGGSTRQVIMAAEIAMEHHLGLTCDPIGGLVQIPCIERNSMGAIKAILASQLALNSDPKHAKVSLDAVIATMWETAIDMNSKYKETAEGGLAKKVPISLAEC; from the coding sequence ATGAAAGAAAAAGAACAGATTTCCGTGTTTGATATGTTTAAAATTGGTATTGGGCCATCGAGTTCCCATACTTTGGGTCCATGGCGTGCCGCACAGTATTTTATTAGTGCTTTGGTCAAAATAAATCAACTGGAAAACGTGTGTGGCCTTGTTGTTAATCTTTATGGTTCTTTAGCAAAAACAGGATTAGGACACGGGACTGATGTTGCTATATTACTCGGTTTATCTGGTGATGATCCTATCATATTTGATGTCGATGATGTCATACCTAAATATAATAGGATTAAAGATAATCGCGAACTCTTTTTGAAAGGCTTACATCCGATCGAGTTTGATTATCAGAATAACCTCATTTTTCATTGGAATGAAATTAATGACTTTCACCCAAATGGGATGTCATTTGTTGCTTTCTTTAATGACGGTTCAGCATTTTGCGAAAACTATTATTCTATAGGAGGAGGCTTTGTTGTACAAATAGAAGAAAAATCAATTGTTACTTCAAAAGTCGATTTGCCATATCCTGTTGACACGGCAGCAGATTTAATCAACTGGACTGATAAATTAGATTGTAAAATATCAGAATTGGTTTTTAAAAATGAATTGGTTTTGAGAGATGAAGCTTCTACACGAAGTAAAATGGATGATATCTTCCATGTATTCAGTGCTTCTGTCTATAAAGGCTGTCACAGTTTTGGAAATCTTCCTGGAGGATTAAATGTTCAAAGGCGTGCCGGTGAATTAAATAAGAAATGGTTAAAGGCTAGTAGTTATACTAATTTCGACAGTTGGATTAAGAAAATTGGTATCGGTGATAAGTCTTTTGAGTCAATCTTAGATTGGGTAAGTTGTTTTGCTCTTGCTGTTAATGAGGTCAATGCTTCCTTTGGACGAGTGGTCACAGCACCAACAAACGGATCTGCAGGTGTTATTCCTGCAGTGCTTTTATATATGATTATATTTCGAAATAAATCGGAGCAATCATCCATTTATCAATTTTTGGCAACTGCATCAGAAATTGGATCAATATTTAAGAAGGGCGCTACTATTTCTGCTGCAATGGGCGGATGTCAAGCTGAGATTGGAGTATCTTCTGCTATGGCTGCTGGTGCATTGACCGAATGCTTGGGAGGAAGTACCCGACAGGTAATCATGGCCGCAGAAATTGCTATGGAGCACCATTTAGGTTTGACCTGTGATCCGATAGGTGGTCTCGTACAGATTCCTTGTATAGAGCGAAACTCAATGGGAGCCATTAAAGCCATTTTAGCCAGTCAACTGGCATTAAATTCAGATCCTAAGCATGCAAAGGTAAGTCTTGATGCTGTAATAGCTACTATGTGGGAAACAGCAATTGATATGAATTCCAAATATAAAGAAACCGCAGAAGGTGGCCTTGCTAAGAAAGTTCCAATTAGTCTCGCGGAATGTTAA
- a CDS encoding FecR family protein has translation MQEPNPKLDKSIDKYLNGEASKEDSETVEEFYESFSSRPDIINKLTERKQKLIKARIRKNILKKLDLKEKKQINFTKITAIAAIFCFALTYILWPKHGQLNNIEVTLAKGQQRHIILEDGTKVTLNASSKIIYPASFKDSTNRQITLIGEAYFDVAKDPNKPFLIHTPRMQISVLGTAFNVRDYVGESKAETALIHGKVSISQSGEETQKYILSPKEKFIVSETKPLHHETITPTEKIISNQEVAIQKFNISDKDGSALETEWMLNRITVIDEPLSEIVKKLERIYDVKITISNSSTAKQRYSATFDREKLDDILKALQIVQPFSYMNKDKQLIEIK, from the coding sequence ATGCAAGAACCAAATCCAAAACTCGATAAGTCGATAGACAAGTACCTAAATGGTGAAGCTAGTAAAGAAGATTCTGAAACTGTAGAAGAGTTTTATGAAAGTTTTTCTTCACGCCCAGATATTATCAATAAACTTACAGAGCGAAAACAAAAGCTCATAAAAGCTAGAATACGTAAAAATATTTTGAAGAAGTTAGATTTGAAGGAAAAAAAGCAAATCAATTTCACAAAAATAACGGCTATAGCGGCCATCTTCTGTTTTGCGCTGACCTATATATTATGGCCCAAACATGGACAATTAAATAACATCGAAGTCACGCTAGCGAAAGGACAGCAACGCCACATTATACTGGAAGATGGTACAAAAGTAACGCTTAATGCTTCAAGTAAAATAATTTATCCCGCCTCTTTTAAAGACTCAACAAATAGACAAATTACTTTGATTGGAGAAGCTTATTTTGATGTTGCAAAAGATCCGAATAAGCCCTTTTTGATACATACTCCGAGAATGCAAATAAGTGTTCTTGGAACAGCTTTTAACGTACGAGATTATGTCGGAGAAAGTAAAGCGGAAACAGCGTTAATACATGGAAAAGTATCTATTTCTCAATCAGGTGAAGAAACTCAAAAATATATCTTAAGTCCTAAAGAAAAGTTTATTGTCTCAGAAACCAAACCTTTGCATCATGAAACGATAACTCCAACTGAAAAGATAATTTCAAATCAAGAAGTTGCTATACAAAAATTTAATATTTCTGACAAAGATGGTTCAGCTTTAGAAACCGAGTGGATGTTAAACCGAATTACAGTTATAGATGAGCCCCTATCTGAAATTGTCAAAAAGCTTGAACGTATCTACGATGTCAAAATAACGATATCGAACTCATCCACTGCTAAACAAAGATATTCTGCAACTTTTGATCGTGAAAAACTTGATGACATTTTAAAAGCACTGCAAATCGTCCAACCTTTTAGTTATATGAATAAAGATAAGCAGCTTATTGAAATCAAATAA
- a CDS encoding SusC/RagA family TonB-linked outer membrane protein → MNSKFTKLRKESRLALLLVCLSTMHDSGYAYSQTEKIDISIQNGKLEDVFDAINNKSKYKMFFSKAVLPNATVNIIKKQISINEILSKSLTGTNLTWEQLDNNIIAVKEKPQDQLHLSGQVLNENSNPLAGVSVIIKNWQKAEYRDMQNSTATDANGHWGLRVPSADAVIIFSFIGYETVEISAKQLLANVSPIRLKPAEGSLEEVVVIGYGTTTRRLNTGSVASITAKDIASQPVSNPLAALAGRMSGVLIAQNNGVPGGGVQIQIRNQASLSGTTSGSIPLYVIDGVPFTNFNGGQPATDNLNSFGISGSSGGLSPFSMVNPADIERIDVLKDADATAIYGSRGANGVVLITTKKGTAGRTRIGVNFNTGFTEVNRFIPMMNLQEYLTLRKEAFANDGTTPTAANAPDLLLWDQNKGTDWQKMLIGNKGHITDVQANMSGGNESTRFFFNSGYRRESTVFYGESKNSRFTSRLNLDHSSADKKFNAALSVSYANDNSDMPSSDVTSLYNLPPNYPIYGDNGKYYWLPSSAGINNPIAILERKYIGNTNNLISNANLSYKIIPGLTAKANFGYTITQLNQNNQTPISSLNNTQQNPLGTSSFANTKAENWIIEPTLDYVKTIGEGKLTALVGTSFQQNSSRSQTTNGSNYSNDALLGSLGGAGVFTASNNLVYYKYNAVFGKVNYDWKEKYLFNGTFRRDASSRFGPKNRFGNFGAIGLGWVFSKENFVQDNIQFLSFGKLRASYGTTGNDQIPNYMYLPLYSTSSAYLNNPSMNIGTLPNEYIKWETTKKMEFALDLGFLRDRILFTGNFFRNRSSDQITDLTLSTQVGYNSYKANLPALIQNTGLELELSSTNITNENFTWKTSTNFTFYRNKLKEFPGIENTFYANSFIVGEPLNLIRLYQYQGVDAATGKATYGDLNGDGVISPDDRYVADLGTPFYGGFNNTFSYKGIELGVFFQFNHRFGVTKMLNTRPGAMVNQNDYWLDRWSPTNPNSNIPGAIIPSLPSSSPAGAALSTSYNQYTSSDAVYGDASYIKLRSVNLSYNLPKSWTSRFKMSNCSIFMQGQNLFTWAKNKYVLDTETTVQGGPTGLGTGTIGQVLPPLRTIVFGFNCQF, encoded by the coding sequence ATGAATAGTAAATTTACTAAACTAAGAAAGGAATCGCGATTGGCCTTACTATTAGTCTGCCTCAGTACCATGCATGACAGTGGATATGCCTACTCGCAGACTGAAAAAATTGACATTTCAATTCAAAACGGAAAGCTGGAAGATGTCTTCGACGCAATAAACAATAAGAGCAAATACAAGATGTTCTTTAGTAAAGCGGTACTTCCCAACGCTACAGTAAATATTATAAAGAAACAGATAAGTATCAATGAAATACTTTCCAAATCATTGACGGGTACAAACCTGACCTGGGAACAATTGGATAATAATATTATCGCTGTAAAAGAAAAACCTCAAGATCAACTACATTTATCAGGACAGGTTTTAAATGAGAATAGTAATCCTCTTGCAGGTGTCTCAGTCATAATAAAAAACTGGCAAAAAGCAGAATACCGCGACATGCAGAATAGTACAGCGACAGATGCCAATGGACACTGGGGCCTCAGAGTTCCAAGTGCAGATGCTGTGATTATTTTCTCTTTCATAGGTTACGAAACTGTTGAAATTTCAGCAAAACAGCTTTTAGCTAACGTCTCACCCATCAGACTTAAGCCTGCTGAAGGAAGTTTGGAAGAAGTTGTCGTGATCGGATATGGCACAACAACGAGACGACTGAATACTGGATCTGTAGCTTCTATAACAGCAAAAGATATTGCATCGCAACCGGTTAGTAACCCACTTGCTGCATTGGCCGGTAGAATGTCGGGGGTGTTGATTGCGCAGAATAATGGTGTACCTGGTGGCGGAGTTCAGATTCAAATCAGAAATCAAGCATCTTTAAGCGGAACAACTTCAGGATCAATACCGCTTTATGTCATTGATGGAGTACCCTTTACTAATTTTAATGGTGGACAGCCGGCTACCGATAATCTAAATTCATTTGGTATCTCTGGATCATCAGGTGGCCTAAGCCCTTTCAGTATGGTCAATCCGGCAGATATCGAACGTATCGACGTACTTAAAGACGCTGATGCCACCGCAATATATGGTAGCCGTGGTGCAAATGGCGTAGTATTGATCACGACTAAAAAGGGGACTGCAGGCCGCACACGGATCGGCGTTAATTTTAATACCGGTTTTACTGAAGTAAACCGCTTTATACCGATGATGAATCTGCAGGAGTATTTAACATTAAGAAAAGAAGCATTTGCCAATGACGGAACTACACCAACAGCTGCAAATGCTCCTGATCTACTTTTATGGGATCAAAATAAAGGAACTGATTGGCAAAAGATGCTTATTGGAAATAAAGGACACATCACTGATGTACAAGCCAATATGTCTGGAGGAAATGAATCAACACGTTTCTTTTTCAATTCGGGATATCGACGTGAAAGCACTGTTTTTTATGGCGAGAGCAAAAATAGCCGCTTTACATCCCGCCTAAACTTGGACCACAGCTCCGCTGATAAAAAATTTAATGCGGCATTGTCTGTCAGCTACGCTAATGATAATTCGGATATGCCATCTTCAGATGTTACATCTTTATATAATTTACCTCCAAATTACCCCATCTACGGAGATAATGGAAAATACTATTGGTTACCGTCATCGGCAGGTATAAATAATCCAATTGCTATCCTGGAAAGAAAATATATTGGCAATACCAATAACCTGATTTCAAATGCAAACTTAAGTTATAAAATCATTCCTGGCTTGACTGCAAAAGCAAACTTCGGTTATACTATTACACAGCTTAATCAAAATAACCAAACTCCGATATCTTCCTTAAATAACACACAACAAAATCCGTTAGGAACTTCTAGTTTTGCAAATACAAAGGCCGAAAACTGGATCATAGAACCTACATTGGATTATGTAAAAACAATTGGTGAAGGAAAATTGACAGCTTTAGTGGGTACTAGTTTTCAACAAAACTCTTCTCGGTCGCAGACCACCAATGGCTCTAATTACAGTAACGATGCCCTTTTAGGATCGTTAGGTGGTGCGGGAGTTTTTACGGCGAGCAATAATTTAGTTTATTACAAATACAATGCTGTATTTGGAAAAGTAAACTATGACTGGAAAGAAAAATATTTATTTAATGGAACGTTTAGAAGAGATGCTTCTTCTCGATTTGGACCAAAAAATAGATTCGGAAATTTTGGAGCGATAGGACTTGGATGGGTATTTAGCAAAGAAAATTTTGTTCAGGACAATATTCAGTTCTTGAGTTTTGGTAAATTAAGAGCAAGTTACGGAACGACAGGGAATGATCAGATACCAAACTATATGTATCTTCCCCTGTACTCTACTTCATCGGCTTACCTAAATAATCCATCCATGAATATTGGGACTCTTCCCAATGAATATATCAAATGGGAGACCACAAAAAAAATGGAGTTTGCACTCGATCTTGGATTTCTACGGGATCGAATCTTATTCACTGGTAATTTTTTCAGAAATCGATCAAGCGATCAAATCACAGATCTAACTTTAAGTACACAAGTAGGTTACAATAGTTATAAAGCCAATCTTCCAGCTCTTATCCAAAATACAGGTTTGGAACTTGAATTAAGTTCAACAAATATTACAAATGAGAATTTTACATGGAAAACCTCCACTAACTTTACATTCTACAGGAATAAACTGAAGGAGTTCCCTGGAATTGAAAATACTTTTTATGCGAATAGCTTTATTGTTGGTGAGCCTTTAAACCTGATTAGACTATACCAATATCAAGGTGTAGATGCTGCAACAGGAAAAGCTACTTATGGGGATTTAAATGGCGATGGTGTTATCAGTCCTGATGACCGCTATGTAGCTGATCTAGGAACGCCATTCTACGGTGGGTTTAATAACACTTTTTCTTATAAAGGGATTGAATTGGGCGTATTTTTCCAATTTAATCACCGATTTGGTGTAACTAAAATGCTCAATACAAGACCTGGAGCAATGGTCAATCAGAATGATTATTGGTTAGATCGATGGTCTCCAACAAACCCTAATTCAAATATCCCGGGTGCTATTATACCGTCATTACCATCGTCCTCACCTGCTGGTGCAGCTTTAAGTACTTCTTACAATCAATATACGAGTTCTGATGCTGTCTATGGAGATGCCTCCTACATTAAACTGAGATCTGTCAATCTATCGTACAACCTACCTAAAAGTTGGACATCTCGCTTTAAAATGTCCAATTGCAGCATTTTTATGCAGGGGCAAAATCTGTTTACCTGGGCAAAAAACAAATATGTACTGGATACCGAAACTACGGTTCAAGGAGGTCCTACCGGTCTAGGAACAGGAACTATTGGTCAAGTACTACCTCCGTTGCGTACAATTGTATTTGGATTTAACTGTCAATTTTAA
- a CDS encoding helix-turn-helix domain-containing protein, protein MNEKRDLNRLSEIGVFLRYNRKKAGLSQDKLATRCDLTKSNISNIENGRKDFNFTTFLEYAKGLNKHPKDLLNTNFLFSKDWLTNDEHDT, encoded by the coding sequence ATGAACGAGAAAAGAGATTTAAACCGGCTATCTGAAATAGGAGTTTTCTTACGATACAACCGTAAAAAAGCTGGCCTGAGTCAAGACAAATTGGCAACACGCTGCGACTTAACAAAAAGTAACATTAGTAATATCGAAAATGGAAGAAAGGACTTTAATTTCACTACTTTTTTAGAGTATGCAAAAGGTCTAAATAAACATCCTAAAGATCTTCTAAATACAAATTTCTTATTCTCAAAAGATTGGCTAACTAATGATGAGCATGACACTTAA
- a CDS encoding RNA polymerase sigma factor gives MKNSKNVLLSNDELLKRLRDRDLEAFNVVYDNYWSMLLNVSLKRLDDPITCEEIVQDVFIELWQFCANREIHNLEAYLITCVKFKIFEAYKKSKKIKSTVAENNVFFKIEEAYEDDRFAEKDLISLIEKWIAHLPQKRKEIFKMRYLEGLSVKEISDVTDNSPNTIKNHLGVSINKLRMMIKQNFLIIILILFNCK, from the coding sequence ATGAAAAATAGCAAAAATGTCTTATTAAGTAACGATGAGTTACTAAAACGACTTCGAGATCGAGATCTGGAGGCTTTTAATGTAGTGTATGATAATTATTGGTCTATGCTGCTGAATGTTTCTCTTAAGCGTCTTGATGATCCCATAACCTGTGAAGAAATAGTACAAGATGTTTTTATCGAATTATGGCAGTTTTGTGCTAATAGAGAAATACATAATCTTGAAGCTTATCTGATAACCTGCGTAAAATTTAAAATATTTGAGGCCTACAAAAAGAGTAAAAAAATAAAATCAACAGTTGCTGAAAATAATGTGTTTTTTAAAATTGAAGAAGCCTACGAAGACGACAGATTTGCAGAAAAAGATCTTATATCTTTGATTGAAAAATGGATTGCACATCTACCACAGAAGAGGAAAGAAATATTTAAAATGCGCTATTTGGAGGGACTAAGCGTAAAAGAAATTAGCGATGTTACTGATAACTCTCCAAATACCATTAAAAATCACCTCGGGGTATCGATAAATAAATTAAGAATGATGATTAAACAGAATTTCTTAATCATTATATTAATTTTATTCAACTGTAAATAA
- the trxB gene encoding thioredoxin-disulfide reductase produces the protein MNEISTEHVQCLIIGSGPAGYTAAIYAARADLKPVMYTGMIPGGQLTQTTEVDNFPGYPKGITGPVMMDDLRQQAERFGADVRFGMVTRVEFAQDANMHLIEIDKGKRIMAQAVIIATGATAKWLGIESEEKYNGFGVSACAVCDGFFFKNQEVAIVGAGDTAAEEATYLAKMCTTVHMLVRKAEFKASKAMFARVMSTPNIKVYFNTEVKEILGNDKGVNAVLTIDKNTKEQFVIPVSGLFIAIGHTPNTALFKGEIDLDEYGYIKTIPGSTATSIPGVFACGDVQDHVYKQAITAAGTGCMAALDVERYLAYQMADVAYY, from the coding sequence ATGAATGAAATCTCAACAGAACATGTGCAATGTCTGATTATTGGATCGGGCCCTGCTGGATACACAGCTGCTATATATGCAGCAAGAGCAGATTTAAAACCAGTGATGTATACCGGTATGATACCCGGCGGACAACTTACACAGACCACTGAAGTTGATAATTTCCCAGGATATCCAAAAGGTATCACAGGCCCTGTAATGATGGATGACTTGAGGCAACAAGCAGAGCGATTTGGAGCCGATGTACGATTTGGAATGGTAACACGTGTGGAATTCGCTCAAGATGCTAATATGCATTTGATCGAAATAGACAAAGGGAAAAGAATTATGGCGCAAGCAGTTATCATCGCTACAGGTGCAACAGCGAAATGGCTAGGAATAGAATCGGAAGAAAAATATAACGGTTTTGGGGTTTCAGCATGTGCAGTTTGTGATGGATTTTTCTTTAAAAATCAGGAAGTTGCAATTGTAGGTGCTGGAGATACTGCTGCAGAAGAAGCAACCTACTTAGCTAAAATGTGCACTACAGTTCACATGTTGGTAAGAAAAGCTGAATTTAAAGCATCTAAAGCTATGTTTGCGCGTGTAATGAGTACGCCGAATATAAAAGTATATTTTAATACAGAAGTTAAAGAAATTCTTGGAAATGATAAAGGTGTCAATGCTGTTCTTACTATTGATAAAAATACGAAAGAACAATTTGTTATTCCTGTTTCTGGATTATTTATTGCTATCGGCCATACACCGAACACTGCACTTTTTAAAGGAGAAATCGATTTGGATGAATACGGATATATAAAAACTATACCGGGCTCAACTGCAACTAGTATACCTGGTGTATTTGCCTGTGGAGATGTTCAAGATCATGTATATAAACAAGCAATCACTGCTGCCGGTACTGGCTGCATGGCGGCATTGGATGTTGAAAGATATCTAGCTTACCAAATGGCAGATGTAGCTTATTATTAA